The following are from one region of the Methanophagales archaeon genome:
- the thyX gene encoding FAD-dependent thymidylate synthase, with product MEVKLLRVTEEGLALVADAARVSGFPSMQDMEAMVKLITDNDYSSVLEHICFTFDIEGISVALSRELLEHRIASHTARSTRYNGEEEFEYYIPGRLSSNEEAMRIYREGMKSANEAYVRLRGLGIGKEEARYVLPMALHTHYIVTMNVRSLINFFMLRLCVRASPEMRELAMRMYKICVREYPVIFSSIWCRGFTLGVCPENKARPAECPFSGIISNKQVVKREFEAEARRIIEKELAKST from the coding sequence ATGGAAGTGAAATTGCTCAGGGTGACAGAAGAAGGATTGGCTCTGGTTGCGGATGCAGCACGGGTAAGTGGTTTCCCTTCGATGCAGGATATGGAAGCGATGGTAAAGCTGATTACAGATAATGATTATTCCTCCGTCCTTGAACACATCTGCTTCACATTCGATATTGAGGGTATAAGTGTGGCACTCAGTAGAGAGCTGTTAGAGCACAGGATTGCATCACATACCGCAAGAAGCACGAGATATAATGGAGAAGAGGAGTTTGAGTATTATATTCCCGGGAGACTGAGCAGCAACGAGGAAGCGATGAGGATTTACAGGGAAGGGATGAAGAGCGCAAATGAGGCATACGTCCGGCTGAGAGGGCTTGGCATCGGCAAAGAAGAGGCGAGATACGTATTGCCAATGGCTTTACATACCCATTATATAGTTACCATGAACGTTCGCAGCCTGATAAACTTCTTCATGCTTCGCCTCTGCGTACGCGCATCGCCAGAGATGAGAGAACTCGCAATGCGTATGTATAAAATATGTGTACGTGAATATCCCGTCATATTTTCAAGCATATGGTGTCGTGGATTCACATTGGGCGTGTGCCCGGAGAATAAAGCAAGACCAGCGGAATGTCCATTTAGTGGTATAATATCCAATAAACAAGTTGTGAAACGCGAATTTGAGGCGGAAGCGAGGCGAATAATAGAGAAAGAACTGGCTAAAAGTACTTAA
- a CDS encoding NAD+ synthase — MIRIALAQVNPTVGDIDGNTAKIIEYIKKARDSGVDLVVFPELVITGYPPKDLLLKPSFIEANRRALAQILSETADIAVILGFVDHSDAPFISNIYDISALPKKTLYNSAALLHDRKLIGIQHKMHLPNYDVFDEKRYFKPGTENRVFNLDKSRHNLKLGINIREDIWVDGHGPTEKQVELGAELIVNISASPFYAGKSRLRRELIAMRARANKVPIAYVNLVGGQDELVFDGRSGIFNDKGALIAEGEQFKECFITSTLDSAPITPPDEADRAEMTEIEEIFNALLLGIKDYVRKNGFRKVVIGLSGGIDSALTTVLATEALGAHNVVGVAMPSAITSSSSIEDAKRLAENLGIEFKVIPIVEAVNAYTRMLSKEFKDTTPDVTEENIQARIRGNILMALSNKFGYLVLSTGNKSELAVGYCTLYGDMSGGLAAISDVPKTTVYKLAEYYNTLKGAEVIPHSIIVKAPSAELRAGQKDTDSLPPYEVLDPILHAYIEENKSKEEIIEMGFDAEVVSEVIWKVDHNEYKRQQAPIGIKITPKAFGTGRRMPITNRYNE, encoded by the coding sequence TTGATCCGGATAGCACTTGCACAGGTAAATCCCACCGTCGGTGACATAGATGGTAACACAGCAAAGATAATTGAATATATCAAAAAAGCACGTGATAGTGGTGTGGATCTGGTGGTATTCCCCGAACTGGTGATTACCGGGTACCCACCAAAAGATTTATTATTGAAACCCTCATTCATCGAGGCGAATAGAAGAGCTTTAGCTCAAATACTAAGTGAAACAGCAGATATTGCGGTTATTCTCGGTTTTGTTGACCACTCCGATGCCCCCTTCATAAGTAATATCTACGATATATCTGCTTTACCAAAGAAGACTCTGTATAATTCTGCCGCATTACTCCATGATAGGAAACTGATAGGCATACAGCACAAGATGCACCTCCCGAACTACGATGTATTTGACGAGAAAAGATATTTCAAGCCCGGAACCGAGAATCGCGTATTCAACTTGGATAAGTCCAGGCACAACCTCAAGCTTGGTATAAATATACGTGAGGACATCTGGGTGGATGGACATGGACCCACGGAGAAGCAGGTGGAACTCGGTGCTGAACTCATTGTGAACATCTCCGCATCACCTTTCTATGCGGGCAAGAGCAGACTGAGAAGGGAACTGATAGCAATGCGAGCGCGGGCGAATAAGGTCCCTATTGCATACGTGAATTTGGTTGGTGGTCAGGATGAACTGGTATTTGATGGCAGAAGCGGTATATTTAATGACAAAGGCGCGCTAATTGCGGAAGGAGAACAATTTAAGGAGTGTTTTATTACATCCACTCTCGATAGCGCTCCGATAACGCCCCCAGATGAAGCCGATAGGGCAGAGATGACAGAGATAGAAGAGATCTTTAATGCCTTGCTACTGGGCATAAAGGATTATGTCCGGAAGAACGGTTTCAGAAAGGTTGTCATCGGGCTAAGCGGTGGCATAGACTCCGCTCTTACTACCGTTCTGGCAACAGAGGCTCTGGGTGCGCATAATGTCGTTGGAGTAGCGATGCCCAGTGCAATCACTTCCTCAAGCAGTATAGAAGATGCGAAGAGATTGGCTGAGAACCTTGGTATAGAGTTCAAGGTTATTCCCATTGTTGAGGCGGTGAATGCATATACGAGGATGCTATCAAAGGAGTTCAAAGATACCACGCCCGATGTGACAGAAGAGAATATCCAGGCGAGGATTCGCGGAAATATCTTGATGGCACTATCGAACAAGTTTGGATACCTCGTTCTCTCCACCGGCAACAAATCAGAACTCGCTGTTGGCTATTGTACGCTTTATGGTGATATGAGCGGCGGTCTGGCTGCCATCTCGGATGTGCCCAAGACCACTGTGTATAAGCTTGCAGAATACTATAACACACTCAAGGGAGCGGAGGTTATCCCACACAGCATCATAGTTAAAGCGCCTTCAGCGGAATTGCGGGCTGGGCAGAAGGATACCGATTCGTTACCGCCCTATGAGGTGCTGGATCCGATATTGCATGCATATATAGAAGAGAACAAGAGCAAAGAGGAGATAATCGAGATGGGTTTCGATGCAGAAGTGGTCAGTGAGGTTATATGGAAGGTAGACCATAACGAATACAAGCGACAACAGGCACCAATAGGTATAAAGATAACGCCAAAAGCCTTTGGCACAGGCAGGCGAATGCCTATCACGAATAGATATAATGAGTAA
- a CDS encoding DUF59 domain-containing protein, translating to MGEISEEKVRNAVAQVRHPAIDRTLMELGILKDITVEDDKIIITLAFPFPGIPIRELLVESVREPVEEMGAKVEVKTTVMTAEELQAFLAMEQEAWGL from the coding sequence ATGGGCGAGATATCAGAAGAGAAAGTTCGTAATGCGGTGGCGCAGGTGAGGCATCCTGCTATAGATCGCACGCTGATGGAGCTGGGGATACTGAAGGATATAACCGTTGAAGACGATAAAATCATCATTACGCTGGCATTTCCGTTCCCTGGTATTCCCATTCGCGAACTGCTTGTAGAGAGTGTGCGGGAACCGGTAGAGGAGATGGGAGCAAAGGTAGAAGTGAAGACAACGGTGATGACCGCGGAAGAACTGCAAGCTTTCTTAGCTATGGAGCAGGAAGCGTGGGGATTATAA